One Choloepus didactylus isolate mChoDid1 chromosome 8, mChoDid1.pri, whole genome shotgun sequence DNA window includes the following coding sequences:
- the LOC119542305 gene encoding mitochondrial fission factor-like → MAEISRIQYEMEYTEGISQRMRVPEKLKVAPPNADVEQGFQDGVPNASVTMQVPERIVVAGNNEDIPFSRPADLDLIQSTPFKPLALKTPPRVLTLSERPLDFLDLERPPSTPQNEEIRAVGRLKRERSMSENAVRQNGQLVRNDSMCRLQ, encoded by the coding sequence ATGGCGGAAATTAGTCGAATTCAGTATGAAATGGAATACACCGAAGGTATTAGTCAGCGAATGAGGGTCCCAGAAAAATTAAAGGTGGCACCACCAAATGCTGACGTGGAACAAGGATTCCAAGATGGAGTTCCAAATGCTAGTGTAACAATGCAGGTTCCAGAGAGGATTGTTGTGGCAGGAAATAATGAAGACATTCCATTTTCAAGACCAGCAGATCTTGACCTTATTCAGTCAACTCCCTTTAAACCTTTGGCATTAAAAACACCACCTCGTGTacttacactaagtgaaagaccACTAGATTTTCTGGATTTAGAAAGACCTCCTTCAACCCCTCAAAATGAAGAAATCCGTGCAGTTGGCAGGCTAAAAAGAGAGCGTTCTATGAGTGAAAATGCTGTTCGCCAAAATGGACAACTGGTCAGAAATGATTCCAT